GACGCCGCCGCCCTGTCCGCGCATCACCGGCACCACCGCATTCGTCATGTGGAAGAGCGACTTCACATTGATGGCATAGACGCGGTCGAATTCCTCCTCCGTCACCTCCAGCATCGGCTTGTTGCGATGCGTCCAGCCGGCATTGTTAACGACGATATCCAGCCTGCCGCCATGCGCGATGGCGCGCTGGACCGCCGCATCCGTCGCGGCGCGGGAGGTGATGTCGCCCTGGATGGCGGTGACGGCGGGGCCGATGGATTCCGCCACCTCCCCGGCGCCCGGGCCATTCAGGTCCATGATGGTCACCTTGGCGCCCTGCTCCGCGAAAAGGCGGGCGATGCCGGCCCCGAAACCCGAGGCGCCGCCCGTGACGAGCGCGGATTTGCCTGCGAGACGCATGCCTGTTGCCTCCCTTCTGTTCTTTTCATTCCCGACGTGCCCGGCCTGGCCGTGCAGGAAGATCATGGTCCTCCCAGCGAGGAACGCAAGCCTGCTCGATTGACCGGCGCCGGCGGAGTGCCGCAAGCTGCCGGCCATAAGATCAAAAGGGGAAGCGGGCCATGGCCGAGAGCGAGATGTTCCAGAAAGGCCTGGAGATGCGCCGCAAGGTGCTCGGCAGTGACTATGTCGATGGCAGCCTCGCCAGGGCCGATGACTTCATGATGGCCTTCCAGCGCATCACCACGGAATGGTGCTGGGGCTATGCCTGGAACCGCCCGGGACTCGACCCGAGGACGCGCAGCATGCTGAACCTGGCGATGCTGACGGCGCTGGGCCGCACGCCGGAAATCAAATTGCACGTGAAGGGCGCGCTGAACAACGGCCTGACGGTGGAGGAGATCAAGGAGATCCTGCTGCACGCCACCGTCTATTGCGGCATCCCCGCCGGGCTCGATGCCTTCAAGGCCGCGCATGAGGTGCTGCAGGCCGAGGGCGCGCTGGCGGAGAAACCCGCCGAATGAGCGGCGGGGTCATCCGGCGCATCGGCTTCATCGGCATCGGCAATATGGGCTGGCCCATGGCGGCCAATCTGTTGAAGGCCGGCTTCGAAGTGGTGGTGGCCGATGCGGCGCCCGGCCGCGCCGGCCGGTTCGCGAGGGAGGTGGGCGGAGGTGCCGCCGCGGATGCCGGCGATGCCGCGCGCGGGGCCGATGCCGTCATCACCATCCTGCCCACCAGCAGGCATGTCGCCGAGGTGGTGGCGGAGATCGCCCCCGCCCTGACGGCGGGCGCCGTCGTCGTCGAGATGTCCTCTGGCGTGCCCGGCGTCACGCGGCAGCTGGCGGAGGATCTGGCGAAGCTGGGCTGC
This genomic window from Roseomonas marmotae contains:
- a CDS encoding SDR family oxidoreductase, which gives rise to MRLAGKSALVTGGASGFGAGIARLFAEQGAKVTIMDLNGPGAGEVAESIGPAVTAIQGDITSRAATDAAVQRAIAHGGRLDIVVNNAGWTHRNKPMLEVTEEEFDRVYAINVKSLFHMTNAVVPVMRGQGGGVIINIGSTAGIRPRPGLTWYNGTKGAVNLLSRSMAVELAPDRIRVNCVAPVMGATGLLESFMGLPDTPENRAKFLATIPLGRLSRAEDIAGACLYLASDEANFVTGVVLEVDGGRTI
- a CDS encoding carboxymuconolactone decarboxylase family protein gives rise to the protein MAESEMFQKGLEMRRKVLGSDYVDGSLARADDFMMAFQRITTEWCWGYAWNRPGLDPRTRSMLNLAMLTALGRTPEIKLHVKGALNNGLTVEEIKEILLHATVYCGIPAGLDAFKAAHEVLQAEGALAEKPAE